In Bactrocera oleae isolate idBacOlea1 chromosome 3, idBacOlea1, whole genome shotgun sequence, a genomic segment contains:
- the Tg gene encoding annulin isoform X1, whose translation MGNKLSNCAFYEHFQHGSWSPAQRGKEPAASVRMMNVNVNAGVISKLTCDKIDAAEADAILTVQSADLCLTENNDEHKTDHFFAAKEALIVRRGDPFRLRIHFNRSYNPTRDAISFIFTVADENKPSPGHGTLVGLVPRDGIDNLGDPLEWAAGIESHEDKVLTVLIKPAVTCPVTEWKLDIDTKLLSDGSKTFSIPVPIYILFNPWCPDDQVYLPDHDQRKEYIMHDTTLIWRGSYNRMRPSVWKLGQFERHVLECSIKLIGTVGRIPAAYRGDPVRVARALSAAVNSVDDDGVILGNWSEDFSGGTAPTKWVGSTEILQQFYKTQKPVKFGQCWNFSGVLTTIARTLGIPSRIVTCYSAAHDTQGSLTLDIFIDQNNKKLDAETTDSIWNYHVWNEVWMQRPDLGIGPYGAYGGWQAVDATPQEPSDSMYRVGPASVVAVKNGEILRPFDCGFVYSEVNADKVYWRYNGPYQPIKLLRKDTLAIGHLISTKAVLKWEREDITDTYKYEEKTDEERNIMLKALKQSGHAFSRYYLNDSFNDVEFDMSLKDDIKIGENFTVIVKITNKSKDNIHVASGQLNCDAVLYTGTNAEEVKSMPFELELKPEMSEFVRMEVQFDEYFKKLTSQAAFNISCAAKVKGTDYEYYAQDDFRVRKPDIKFTFQGKIVSQLPVDVIVRLTNPLPIPLKKGMFYIEGPGIEKALRFKIAEIPVGGTAASTFKYVPPYAGRGTLLAKFNCKELDDVDGYTHYEIEPRPEDIISNGTHRSHNIIRRRTDVIA comes from the exons ATGGGCAATAAATTATCGAATTGTGCCTTTTATGAGCATTTTCAACATGGCAGCTGGAGTCCTGCGCAACGCGGCAAAGAACCGGCGGCGTCAGTGCGTATGATGAACGTGAATGTCAATGCAGGTGTCATCTCAAAATTGACATGCGACAAAATCG ACGCCGCTGAAGCTGATGCAATACTCACCGTTCAGAGTGCTGATCTCTGTCTAACGGAAAACAATGACGAACACAAAACAGATCACTTTTTCGCCGCCAAAGAGGCGTTAATTGTGCGACGCGGTGATCCATTTCGATTGCGCATACATTTCAATCGCTCATACAATCCCACACGTGATGCAATCAGCTTTATATTTACCGTAGCTGATGAAAATAAACCCAGTCCTGGACATGGTACGTTGGTGGGTCTAGTGCCACGTGATGGCATAGACAATCTGGGCGATCCACTGGAGTGGGCTGCTGGCATTGAGTCGCATGAGGACAAAGTACTAACGGTGCTTATTAAACCGGCCGTCACATGTCCGGTCACCGAATGGAAATTAGATATTGATACGAAATTACTTAGCGATGGCTCAAAAACCTTTTCCATACCCGTGCCAATTTACATACTCTTCAATCCATGGTGTCCGGATGATCAAGTCTATTTGCCGGATCATGATCAACGTAAGGAATATATTATGCACGATACGACGCTCATTTGGCGTGGCTCATATAATCGCATGCGACCTTCTGTATGGAAATTGGGACAATTCGAGCGACATGTATTGGAATGCTCAATAAAATTGATTGGTACCGTCGGACGCATACCAGCCGCCTATCGTGGTGATCCAGTGCGTGTAGCACGCGCACTATCGGCCGCTGTCAATTCGGTGGATGATGATGGTGTTATACTTGGAAATTGGAGCGAAGATTTCTCTGGTGGTACTGCACCTACGAAATGGGTTGGTTCCACCGAGATTTTGCAACAATTctataaaacacaaaaaccgGTGAAATTTGGACAGTGTTGGAATTTCTCCGGTGTACTAACAACCATTGCGCGCACGCTGGGTATACCATCACGCATAGTCACATGCTATTCGGCGGCACACGATACGCAGGGTTCGCTAACGTTGGACATTTTCATTGATCAAAACAATAAGAAATTGGATGCGGAAACAACCGACTCCATATGGAATTATCACGTTTGGAATGAGGTTTGGATGCAACGTCCAGACTTAGGTATTGGCCCCTATGGCGCGTATGGCGGTTGGCAGGCAGTGGATGCCACGCCGCAAGAGCCCTCCGACAGTATGTATCGTGTTGGGCCGGCATCGGTGGTGGCAGTTAAAAATGGCGAAATCTTGCGACCATTCGATTGTGGCTTCGTTTATTCAGAAGTGAATGCCGACAAGGTGTACTGGCGTTATAACGGACCTTACCAACCAATTAAGTTATTGCGTAAGGACACACTGGCGATTGGGCATTTGATTAGCACAAAAGCGGTGCTCAAATGGGAACGCGAAGATATCACAgacacatacaaatatgaagAGAAGACTGATGAGGAACGCAACATCATGTTGAAGGCATTGAAGCAATCGGGTCATGCATTTAGTCGTTATTACTTAAACGACAGTTTCAACGATGTCGAATTCGATATGTCGCTAAAGGATGACATAAAAATCGGCGAGAATTTTACggttattgttaaaattaccAATAAGTCCAAAGATAACATACACGTGGCGAGCGGTCAGCTAAACTGCGATGCCGTGTTGTACACGGGCACCAATGCGGAAGAAGTGAAATCCATGCCATTCGAGCTCGAATTGAAGCCAGAAATGTCTGAATTCGTGCGCATGGAAGTGCAATTCGAtgaatactttaaaaaattgaCATCACAA gcTGCTTTTAATATATCCTGTGCTGCTAAGGTAAAGGGCACAGATTACGAATACTACGCACAGGATGATTTCCGCGTACGCAAACCGGATATCAAATTCACATTCCAAGGTAAAATCGTATCACAGCTACCCGTCGATGTGATCGTACGCTTAACAAATCCGCTTCCGATACCTCTTAAGAAGGGTATGTTCTACATTGAGGGACCTGGTATTGAGAAAGCGCTGCGGTTTAAG ATAGCAGAGATCCCCGTGGGTGGTACAGCTGCTTCCACTTTTAAATATGTCCCACCATATGCAGGACGCGGCACATTGTTGGCAAAATTCAATTGTAAGGAACTAGATGATGTTGACGGTTACACGCATTACGAAATTGAGCCGAGGCCCGAAGATATTATCAGCAACGGCACACATCGATCGCATAATATTATACGACGCAGAACCGATGTCATAGCGTAA
- the LOC118680177 gene encoding odorant receptor 94a produces the protein MEFDNINGARRVIKVLQYMGLWRFDAPWQTYYIAYSYILHFTLTFPYTVMMWVDVLQASDLEKFSYIMYMSLTELALLAKIVNVWINSKIFVHFFHILANDAAYKLRSEEERTFWSTVHKYYRFIAFMYFAMSITLMTSAFVGVLFSAAYELPFPYAPPFEWRNERGYWYAYFYELVAMPVTCFSNCGLDMIQCYMLLHLSLCYQMIGGRLQEMGKWKGQSGRLSGFNGVRFLDEFVSITKLHGITKKLSEDCETFVSFPILIQIMCSSFVLCFSAYRLQQVSISENPSQFCTLILAVIVMTLQIFVPCYCGNEIILSSGALNNAIYNADWIQCSPKMRKYLIIYMEMLQVPVKVRAGNFFEIGLPVFVKTMNNTYSLMALLLNMNK, from the exons ATGGAGTTTGATAACATTAACGGCGCACGACGCGTCATTAAAGTGTTACAATACATGGGACTCTGGCGTTTCGATGCGCCATGGCAAACGTACTACATCGCATATTCCTATATTTTACACTTCACATTAACCTTTCCGTACACGGTGATGATGTGGGTGGACGTATTGCAGGCTTCCGACTTGGAAAAGTTCTCCTACATCATGTACATGTCACTAACAGAGCTTGCATTGTTGGCTAAGATCGTCAATGTTTGgataaattcgaaaatatttgtgcatTTCTTTCACATACTGGCCAATGATGCGGCATACAAACTGCGTTCGGAAGAGGAACGCACATTTTGGTCCACGGTACACAAATATTATCGTTTCATTGCTTTTATGTATTTTGCAATGAGCATTACGCTCATGACGAGCGCCTTTGTTGGTGTACTCTTTTCGGCGGCATACGAATTGCCGTTTCCTTATGCGCCGCCATTCGAGTGGCGTAATGAGCGCGGCTATTGGTATGCATACTTTTATGAATTGGTGGCCATGCCGGTGACATGTTTTTCCAATTGTGGACTCGATATGATCCAGTGCTATATGCTTTTGCATCTGTCGTTGTGTTATCAAATGATTGGAGGTCGCTTGCAAGAAATGGGAAAGTGGAAGGGACAGTCAGGTCGCTTAAGCGGGTTCAATGGAGTGCGATTCTTGGATGAATTTGTCAGCATAACTAAATTACATGGCATAACAAAGAA GCTTTCAGAGGACTGCGAGACATTTGTTTCCTTTCCAATTCTTATACAAATAATGTGCTCCTCATTTGTACTCTGTTTTAGTGCCTACCGATTGCAGCAG GTCAGCATTTCCGAGAACCCCTCACAATTTTGCACATTAATTTTGGCGGTGATTGTTATGACCTTACAAATTTTCGTACCCTGCTATTGTGGTAACGAAATTATATTGAGTTCTGGTGCTCTCAACAATGCTATTTACAATGCCGATTGGATACAGTGTTCACCAAAAATGCgtaaatatttgataatttaTATGGAAATGCTGCAGGTGCCGGTCAAAGTGCGGGCAgggaattttttcgaaattggaTTGCCGGTTTTTGTGAAG acaATGAATAATACGTACAGCCTAATGGCATTGCTGcttaatatgaataaataa
- the Tg gene encoding annulin isoform X2, with protein sequence MSNWYANIVPGWVNRWISPPRPVNPYRAIRPANENAAEADAILTVQSADLCLTENNDEHKTDHFFAAKEALIVRRGDPFRLRIHFNRSYNPTRDAISFIFTVADENKPSPGHGTLVGLVPRDGIDNLGDPLEWAAGIESHEDKVLTVLIKPAVTCPVTEWKLDIDTKLLSDGSKTFSIPVPIYILFNPWCPDDQVYLPDHDQRKEYIMHDTTLIWRGSYNRMRPSVWKLGQFERHVLECSIKLIGTVGRIPAAYRGDPVRVARALSAAVNSVDDDGVILGNWSEDFSGGTAPTKWVGSTEILQQFYKTQKPVKFGQCWNFSGVLTTIARTLGIPSRIVTCYSAAHDTQGSLTLDIFIDQNNKKLDAETTDSIWNYHVWNEVWMQRPDLGIGPYGAYGGWQAVDATPQEPSDSMYRVGPASVVAVKNGEILRPFDCGFVYSEVNADKVYWRYNGPYQPIKLLRKDTLAIGHLISTKAVLKWEREDITDTYKYEEKTDEERNIMLKALKQSGHAFSRYYLNDSFNDVEFDMSLKDDIKIGENFTVIVKITNKSKDNIHVASGQLNCDAVLYTGTNAEEVKSMPFELELKPEMSEFVRMEVQFDEYFKKLTSQAAFNISCAAKVKGTDYEYYAQDDFRVRKPDIKFTFQGKIVSQLPVDVIVRLTNPLPIPLKKGMFYIEGPGIEKALRFKIAEIPVGGTAASTFKYVPPYAGRGTLLAKFNCKELDDVDGYTHYEIEPRPEDIISNGTHRSHNIIRRRTDVIA encoded by the exons ATGAGCAATTGGTATGCAAATATTGTGCCGGGCTGGGTAAATCGCTGGATAAGTCCACCGCGTCCAGTAAATCCATATCGCGCCATACGTCCGGCAAATGAAA ACGCCGCTGAAGCTGATGCAATACTCACCGTTCAGAGTGCTGATCTCTGTCTAACGGAAAACAATGACGAACACAAAACAGATCACTTTTTCGCCGCCAAAGAGGCGTTAATTGTGCGACGCGGTGATCCATTTCGATTGCGCATACATTTCAATCGCTCATACAATCCCACACGTGATGCAATCAGCTTTATATTTACCGTAGCTGATGAAAATAAACCCAGTCCTGGACATGGTACGTTGGTGGGTCTAGTGCCACGTGATGGCATAGACAATCTGGGCGATCCACTGGAGTGGGCTGCTGGCATTGAGTCGCATGAGGACAAAGTACTAACGGTGCTTATTAAACCGGCCGTCACATGTCCGGTCACCGAATGGAAATTAGATATTGATACGAAATTACTTAGCGATGGCTCAAAAACCTTTTCCATACCCGTGCCAATTTACATACTCTTCAATCCATGGTGTCCGGATGATCAAGTCTATTTGCCGGATCATGATCAACGTAAGGAATATATTATGCACGATACGACGCTCATTTGGCGTGGCTCATATAATCGCATGCGACCTTCTGTATGGAAATTGGGACAATTCGAGCGACATGTATTGGAATGCTCAATAAAATTGATTGGTACCGTCGGACGCATACCAGCCGCCTATCGTGGTGATCCAGTGCGTGTAGCACGCGCACTATCGGCCGCTGTCAATTCGGTGGATGATGATGGTGTTATACTTGGAAATTGGAGCGAAGATTTCTCTGGTGGTACTGCACCTACGAAATGGGTTGGTTCCACCGAGATTTTGCAACAATTctataaaacacaaaaaccgGTGAAATTTGGACAGTGTTGGAATTTCTCCGGTGTACTAACAACCATTGCGCGCACGCTGGGTATACCATCACGCATAGTCACATGCTATTCGGCGGCACACGATACGCAGGGTTCGCTAACGTTGGACATTTTCATTGATCAAAACAATAAGAAATTGGATGCGGAAACAACCGACTCCATATGGAATTATCACGTTTGGAATGAGGTTTGGATGCAACGTCCAGACTTAGGTATTGGCCCCTATGGCGCGTATGGCGGTTGGCAGGCAGTGGATGCCACGCCGCAAGAGCCCTCCGACAGTATGTATCGTGTTGGGCCGGCATCGGTGGTGGCAGTTAAAAATGGCGAAATCTTGCGACCATTCGATTGTGGCTTCGTTTATTCAGAAGTGAATGCCGACAAGGTGTACTGGCGTTATAACGGACCTTACCAACCAATTAAGTTATTGCGTAAGGACACACTGGCGATTGGGCATTTGATTAGCACAAAAGCGGTGCTCAAATGGGAACGCGAAGATATCACAgacacatacaaatatgaagAGAAGACTGATGAGGAACGCAACATCATGTTGAAGGCATTGAAGCAATCGGGTCATGCATTTAGTCGTTATTACTTAAACGACAGTTTCAACGATGTCGAATTCGATATGTCGCTAAAGGATGACATAAAAATCGGCGAGAATTTTACggttattgttaaaattaccAATAAGTCCAAAGATAACATACACGTGGCGAGCGGTCAGCTAAACTGCGATGCCGTGTTGTACACGGGCACCAATGCGGAAGAAGTGAAATCCATGCCATTCGAGCTCGAATTGAAGCCAGAAATGTCTGAATTCGTGCGCATGGAAGTGCAATTCGAtgaatactttaaaaaattgaCATCACAA gcTGCTTTTAATATATCCTGTGCTGCTAAGGTAAAGGGCACAGATTACGAATACTACGCACAGGATGATTTCCGCGTACGCAAACCGGATATCAAATTCACATTCCAAGGTAAAATCGTATCACAGCTACCCGTCGATGTGATCGTACGCTTAACAAATCCGCTTCCGATACCTCTTAAGAAGGGTATGTTCTACATTGAGGGACCTGGTATTGAGAAAGCGCTGCGGTTTAAG ATAGCAGAGATCCCCGTGGGTGGTACAGCTGCTTCCACTTTTAAATATGTCCCACCATATGCAGGACGCGGCACATTGTTGGCAAAATTCAATTGTAAGGAACTAGATGATGTTGACGGTTACACGCATTACGAAATTGAGCCGAGGCCCGAAGATATTATCAGCAACGGCACACATCGATCGCATAATATTATACGACGCAGAACCGATGTCATAGCGTAA